The Maylandia zebra isolate NMK-2024a linkage group LG7, Mzebra_GT3a, whole genome shotgun sequence genome contains a region encoding:
- the sycp3 gene encoding synaptonemal complex protein 3, which yields MAAARKQMKKKLLEERADKKAFDFTPEAEKKELSGSEDEVREDETPIVDKLVKKRPADFEEEAVPCAMGNEVQSMLEKFGADISKVMQAKKKRLECLTKNYMKGSQHKLEQLWNNYHSQRQKMTQQYSQQVSSALQQWETEAQRAEEQEEKLNNLFRQQQKILQQARVVQNQKLKTVRELYEQFVKNMEDMEKSHESFLQGAQQELKKEMASLQKKILMDTQQQEMATVRKSLQSMLF from the exons ATGGCAGCAGCCAGGAAACAGATGAAAAAGAAACTCCTGGAGGAGAGAGCAGATAAAAAGGCTTTTGATTTTACTCCTGAGGCGGAGAAGAAGGAGCTGAGTGGCTCTGAGGATGAAGTCAGAGAAG ATGAAACTCCAATAGTGGACAAGCTGGTAAAGAAGAGACCGGCTGACTTTGAGGAGGAGGCGGTTCCCTGTGCTatggg CAATGAGGTGCAGTCCATGTTGGAGAAGTTTGGAG CTGACATCAGCAAGGTGATGCAGGCCAAGAAGAAACGTCTGGAGTGTCTGACAAAGAACTACATGAAGGGAAGCCAACACAAGCTGGAGCAGCTGTGGAACAACTACCATAGCCAGAG gCAGAAGATGACGCAGCAGTATTCCCAGCAGGTGTCGTCAGCGCTGCAGCAGTGGGAGACCGAAGCCCAGCGAGccgaggagcaggaggagaagcTCAAC AATCTCTTCCGGCAGCAGCAGAAGAtcctgcagcaggccagagtcGTGCAGAACCAGAAGCTGAAGACCGTCAGAGAGCTGTACGAGCAGTTTGTCAAG AACATGGAGGACATGGAGAAGAGCCACGAGTCTTTCCTGCAGGGGGCGCAACAAGAGCTGAAAAAGGAGATGGCCTCCCTGCAGAAGAAGATCCTCATGGACACG CAACAGCAGGAGATGGCCACAGTCCGCAAGTCCCTGCAGTCGATGCTTTTCTAG
- the si:ch211-59o9.10 gene encoding uncharacterized protein si:ch211-59o9.10, which produces MEGKLADSPCSSEPDSPGVLNRGCLLDSDDVPYPELPVIVPETPSPQLAKRRRRRHVVEEHFSPVPVDSCPEPDCLTPSKRAFSHSSKRRRLAKQSAGFVPASSLRTFALGSWLEAPRSTASSSSSSSSSFSSSSYLTPVSVLQPRPNETNTLASPSPPPAAASSSNSLSFLTEEERRWLNGDEGGTSAAAVEQIIISDDEEATVRSLQMEEDEALARSLQAQFDREESDLHGRHQHHHHHHLHQESHHRFYPYVEPRWMSQVLAAVSPLVGLEEDLIGQRRRRGQGRRRNGIPDFSDDLQGNDYEALLEFEERQGAVVSRKLSRREIQRFPTKVFQGSSSGGGNTQCQICFCDYSDGEKLRILPCFHDYHVQCIDRWLKDNTTCPICRANLADGNAVAPPTSDL; this is translated from the exons ATGGAGGGCAAGTTAGCGGACAGCCCGTGTTCATCGGAGCCGGACAGCCCGGGGGTGCTGAACCGAGGCTGCCTGCTCGACTCGGACGATGTCCCGTACCCCGAGCTGCCCGTCATCGTCCCGGAAACCCCCAG CCCGCAGCTCGCCAAGCGGCGGAGGCGTCGGCACGTCGTAGAAGAGCATTTCAGCCCG GTGCCGGTGGACAGCTGTCCAGAACCAGACTGTCTCACCCCCAGCAAGCGAGCTTTTTCACATAGTTCTAAACGCCGGCGGCTGGCCAAACAGAGCGCCGGCTTCGTTCCCGCGTCCTCTCTCAGGACGTTTGCTTTGGGCAGCTGGCTGGAAGCCCCGCGGTCCACTGCATCCTCATCGTCCTCTTCGTCTTCTTCCTTTTCGTCCTCTTCCTACCTCACTCCGGTATCAGTCCTTCAGCCGAGACCAAATGAGACGAATACTTTGGCGTCACCGTCACCACCTCCAGCAGCGGCGTCGAGCTCCAACTCGCTGTCCTTCCTCACCgaagaggagaggaggtggCTGAACGGTGATGAAGGCGGCACCTCTGCAG CTGCAGTGGAGCAGATCATCATCAGCGACGATGAGGAAGCCACCGTGCGTTCACTACAGATGGAGGAAGACGAGGCGCTGGCCCGCAGCCTGCAG GCTCAGTTTGACCGAGAGGAGTCGGATCTTCATGGCAGGCACCAgcatcatcaccaccatcacctTCATCAAGAGAGTCACCACAGG TTTTATCCCTACGTGGAGCCTCGCTGGATGTCTCAGGTGCTCGCGGCCGTCTCTCCTCTTGTGGGGCTGGAAGAAG ACCTGATTGGTCAGCGTAGAAGACGTGGGCAGGGCAGGAGGAGGAACGGCATACCCGACTTTTCAGACGACCTTCAGGGAAACGACTACGAG GCTCTGCTGGAGTTCGAGGAGCGTCAGGGCGCCGTGGTATCCAGGAAGCTGAGTCGGCGGGAAATCCAAAGGTTTCCCACCAAGGTGTTTCAGGGATCCAGCAGTGGCGGCGGGAACACGCA GTGTCAGATCTGTTTCTGCGACTACAGCGACGGCGAGAAGCTGAGGATTCTGCCCTGTTTCCATGACTACCACGTCCAGTGTATCGACCGATGGCTGAAG GATAACACCACCTGTCCTATCTGCAGAGCCAACCTGGCTGACGGAAACGCCGTCGCCCCcccgacctctgacctctga
- the gramd2ab gene encoding GRAM domain-containing protein 2A, which translates to MMSEQLELSDDVGVLPPHEVEPPREEDGPCPLPFRLQLIDDLSYEDVKKCYRESTVSKYNSQYHKLFQAVPKEEVLMKAYSCALLRDILLQGRLYISRNWLCFYANLFGKDIKVCIPVVSVRLVKKHKTAGLVPNGLAITMDTGQKYVFVSLLSRDSVYDVLRRICTHLQVNGKSLSLKQYLEEPSSLSMDEFPEVLKWRRKPSLPAVSSSLPDLLGNSTPSLATTTTFSAHTLTDCSLETEKILLTEPVPELGHTEYQLLRLFILLVFLLVLSSCYLAFRVCRLEQQLSFLSSQPTLRERCGEVPCWLANQKTGT; encoded by the exons ATGATGTCAGAGCAGCTGGAGCTCAGTGATGATGTAGGTGTCCTGCCCCCCCATGAGGTGGAGCCCCCCAGGGAGGAGGATGGACCCTGCCCCCTACCCTTCAG GCTGCAGCTGATCGACGACTTGTCCTACGAAGACGTGAAGAAGTGTTACAGAGAATCG ACTGTCAGCAAATACAACTCTCAGTACCACAAACTGTTCCAGGCGGTTCCTAAAGAAGAAGTCCTGATGAAAG CGTATTCCTGCGCTCTGCTCAGAGACATCCTGCTGCAGGGGCGACTCTACATCTCCAGGAACTGGCTGTGTTTCTACGCCAACCTGTTCGGCAAAGACATCAAG GTGTGCATCCCGGTGGTGTCGGTCCGGCTGGTGAAGAAGCACAAGACTGCGGGTCTGGTGCCGAACGGCCTCGCCATCACCATGGATACAGGACAGAAG TACGTGTTTGTGTCCCTGCTGTCCCGAGACAGCGTCTACGACGTCCTCAGGAGGATCTGCACCCACCTGCAG GTGAACGGGAAGAGTCTGAGTCTGAAGCAGTACCTGGAGGAGCCCAGCTCGCTGTCCATG GACGAGTTTCCAGAGGTGCTGAAATGGAGACGGAAACCGTCGCTTCCCGccgtctcctcctctctccccgATTTGCTGGGAAACTCCACCCCCAGCCtcgccaccaccaccaccttcaGTGCTCACACGCTCACAG ACTGCAGCCTGGAGACGGAGAAGATCCTGCTGACAGAGCCGGTACCTGAACTGGGCCACACAGAGTACCAGCTGCTCAGACTCTTCATCCTGCT agTCTTCCTGCTGGTCCTGTCGTCCTGCTATCTGGCCTTCAGGGTTTGTCGTCTggagcagcagctcagcttccTGAGCAGCCAGCCGACGCTGAGAGAGAG GTGTGGAGAAGTGCCCTGCTGgctggccaatcagaagacagGAACCTGA